A genomic segment from Pseudomonas sp. M30-35 encodes:
- a CDS encoding LrgB family protein, with product MTLDWFAAWQAVTHHPLFGVGITLGAYQLAMFGYEKTRWVFLQPVLVSMVIVIAVLLVCGLSYAEYKLSVESMTLFLGPTTVALAVPLFLNLRRIRQLFWPTVTTLLLGGLVATCLGIGIAWLFGAEPLMLMSIAPKSVTSPIAMLVADEIGGIAALAAVFVMLTGVVGAILGPSLLRLFGVRHHAAVGLALGITAHAVGTSRAMQESEECGAFAALAMSLMGMLTAVLLPLAIVLLR from the coding sequence ATGACGCTAGATTGGTTCGCGGCATGGCAAGCAGTCACTCATCATCCGTTGTTTGGCGTAGGCATCACGCTAGGTGCATATCAGTTGGCGATGTTTGGCTATGAGAAAACCCGTTGGGTCTTTTTGCAGCCGGTATTGGTATCGATGGTTATCGTCATCGCGGTGTTGCTTGTCTGTGGCCTGAGCTATGCCGAGTACAAGCTTAGTGTTGAATCAATGACTTTATTCCTCGGTCCAACCACTGTTGCCCTGGCGGTGCCGTTGTTTCTGAATTTGCGCAGAATCCGCCAGCTATTCTGGCCAACCGTGACGACTTTGCTGCTGGGTGGCTTGGTTGCCACGTGTTTAGGTATCGGCATTGCGTGGTTGTTCGGGGCTGAGCCGCTGATGTTGATGAGTATTGCGCCTAAGTCAGTGACATCGCCGATTGCTATGCTGGTGGCCGACGAAATTGGCGGAATTGCTGCGCTAGCTGCAGTATTTGTAATGCTGACCGGTGTTGTGGGCGCCATTCTTGGGCCGTCATTGTTGCGTCTGTTTGGCGTTCGCCACCACGCAGCGGTTGGGCTTGCATTGGGTATCACCGCGCATGCGGTGGGTACATCGCGGGCGATGCAAGAAAGTGAAGAGTGTGGCGCGTTTGCTGCATTAGCGATGAGTTTGATGGGGATGTTGACGGCCGTGCTGTTGCCGTTGGCTATTGTGTTACTGAGGTAA
- a CDS encoding DNA-3-methyladenine glycosylase: MHDKPVFSTASSSPNMLSDDFFNRDARVLARDLLGKVIRHRQGDLWLSARIIETEAYYCAEKGSHASLGYTDKRRALFLDGGHIYMYYARGGDSLNFSAQGPGNAVLIKSGFPWLDEVSREPSLQRMQRNNPDNQGLPRALEKLCAGQTLLCKALGLKVPDWDAQRFDPLRLFVEDVGDYPQHIIQTTRLGIPHGRDEQLPYRFVDAAHAHHCTRNPLRRGQLEGRDFYRLDRQEAHR, from the coding sequence ATGCATGACAAACCCGTCTTTAGCACTGCAAGTTCGTCACCTAACATGCTGAGCGATGATTTCTTTAATCGCGATGCACGGGTGCTGGCCCGCGACCTGCTTGGCAAAGTTATCCGCCATCGCCAAGGCGACCTCTGGCTGTCTGCGCGCATTATCGAAACTGAAGCCTATTACTGCGCTGAAAAAGGCAGCCATGCCTCCCTCGGCTATACCGACAAACGTCGCGCATTGTTTCTCGATGGCGGGCACATCTACATGTATTACGCGCGCGGTGGGGACTCTTTGAACTTCAGCGCCCAAGGGCCAGGAAATGCTGTTTTGATTAAATCTGGTTTCCCTTGGCTGGATGAGGTATCTAGGGAACCAAGCCTGCAGCGCATGCAACGCAATAACCCAGACAACCAAGGACTGCCGCGCGCGCTTGAGAAGCTCTGTGCAGGGCAAACCCTGCTCTGTAAGGCGCTCGGTCTGAAAGTTCCAGATTGGGATGCACAACGCTTTGACCCGCTGCGATTATTTGTCGAGGATGTCGGCGACTACCCACAGCACATTATTCAAACGACTCGCCTTGGCATTCCTCATGGCCGGGATGAACAGTTGCCTTATCGCTTTGTAGACGCGGCCCATGCACACCATTGCACGCGCAATCCTCTGCGCCGTGGGCAGCTAGAAGGCCGTGATTTTTATCGACTTGATCGCCAGGAAGCACACCGATGA
- a CDS encoding LON peptidase substrate-binding domain-containing protein codes for MHLPLFPLNTVLFPGCLLDLQIFEARYLDMISRCMKQGEGFGVVCIIEGNESGEAAGQFSAIGCEALVRDFQQQPNGLLGIRVQGGRRFRVERAQLLADQLTMADITWLDEVPEQPLLEEHADLNALLHALAVHPMVEALGMEGQANGQADLANQLAYLLPLEPEQKIQLLGIDQPLERLELLQEVLDQLQDELNA; via the coding sequence GTGCACCTGCCATTGTTTCCGTTAAATACGGTGTTGTTCCCTGGCTGTTTGTTGGATTTACAAATTTTTGAAGCGCGCTATCTCGATATGATCAGTCGCTGCATGAAGCAGGGCGAAGGCTTTGGTGTGGTGTGCATCATTGAAGGTAATGAAAGCGGCGAAGCTGCCGGGCAGTTCTCTGCCATAGGCTGCGAGGCCCTGGTTCGCGATTTCCAGCAGCAACCGAACGGTTTACTCGGTATTCGTGTTCAAGGTGGGCGTCGTTTTCGTGTTGAGCGTGCACAGCTATTGGCTGATCAACTGACCATGGCCGATATCACGTGGTTGGATGAGGTACCTGAGCAGCCATTGCTGGAAGAGCACGCCGATCTCAATGCATTGCTGCATGCGCTGGCGGTGCATCCTATGGTCGAGGCACTGGGTATGGAAGGCCAGGCCAATGGTCAGGCTGACCTGGCCAACCAGTTGGCTTATTTATTGCCGCTTGAGCCAGAGCAGAAAATTCAGCTGTTGGGCATTGATCAGCCGCTGGAGCGACTGGAGCTGCTACAAGAGGTGCTTGATCAGCTGCAAGATGAACTCAACGCCTAG
- a CDS encoding bifunctional DedA family/phosphatase PAP2 family protein — protein sequence MSQWIDPLTNWLSSNPQWLAAAVLLIALTECLAIVGLIVPGTFLLFAVSALAGSSSLSLGETLLLAYCGGLLGDALSYALGRFFHEDIRRLPGLRQKAHWLTHAENYFQRYGIASLLVGRFIGPLRPMLPMIAGMLNMPLPRFIVVSLIAAAGWAVAYILPGWATGAALRLPLPPGFWTEAAIVAATIGLFLLVAAQSNLRDQRHASLYTAGIGLIALIAMFIGWPHLTELDQGLMALIQEQRSSHADLFAQSVTHLGDFTTQLAVGALLCLLLIAAKQWRSALFSSMTLLGTAFSNHALKLTFARQRPDVLAEPLSSFSFPSGHSSAAFAFFLVLGVLAGRGQPARLRLTWLIMACIPALMIACSRVYLGVHWPTDIIGGALLASTLCAASLAATQSKRPLAAMSLKAWWLILPACTALLAGISIWQFSSHALQYRY from the coding sequence ATGAGCCAATGGATTGACCCCTTAACTAACTGGCTATCCAGCAATCCGCAGTGGTTGGCCGCTGCCGTACTTTTAATCGCTTTGACCGAATGCTTGGCGATTGTCGGGCTGATCGTCCCCGGAACGTTTTTACTGTTCGCAGTATCAGCGCTGGCGGGCAGTTCGTCATTGAGCCTCGGCGAGACCTTGCTACTGGCCTATTGTGGCGGCCTGCTGGGTGATGCATTGTCATATGCACTTGGCCGTTTTTTCCATGAAGATATCCGCCGTCTGCCCGGGTTGCGACAGAAAGCGCATTGGCTTACCCACGCAGAAAATTATTTTCAACGTTACGGCATCGCCAGCTTGTTAGTGGGTCGCTTCATCGGGCCGCTGCGCCCCATGCTGCCCATGATTGCCGGAATGCTGAACATGCCACTGCCACGCTTTATTGTGGTCAGTCTGATCGCAGCGGCTGGCTGGGCGGTCGCCTATATACTGCCCGGCTGGGCCACAGGTGCGGCGTTACGCCTGCCTTTACCCCCTGGCTTCTGGACGGAGGCGGCAATTGTCGCAGCAACCATTGGTTTATTTTTGCTGGTTGCGGCGCAAAGCAACTTACGCGATCAACGCCACGCGAGCCTTTACACCGCTGGCATCGGGCTCATTGCATTAATCGCCATGTTCATTGGTTGGCCACATTTGACTGAGCTGGATCAAGGCTTAATGGCGCTGATTCAAGAGCAGCGCAGCAGCCATGCAGACCTCTTTGCCCAGAGCGTCACCCATTTGGGTGACTTCACCACACAGCTAGCGGTCGGCGCATTGTTATGTTTGTTATTGATAGCAGCCAAGCAATGGCGTTCAGCGTTATTCAGCTCAATGACACTGCTCGGCACCGCATTTAGCAATCACGCGCTGAAATTGACGTTTGCTCGCCAGCGACCAGACGTGCTGGCCGAGCCTCTTAGTAGCTTTAGTTTTCCAAGCGGGCACAGCTCAGCAGCCTTTGCATTTTTCTTAGTACTCGGTGTCCTGGCCGGACGCGGACAACCGGCGCGACTGCGTTTGACCTGGCTGATAATGGCCTGCATACCGGCACTAATGATCGCCTGCTCGCGGGTATATCTCGGCGTGCATTGGCCGACTGATATCATTGGCGGGGCCCTATTGGCGAGCACTCTGTGTGCCGCAAGCCTGGCGGCCACGCAAAGTAAACGACCGCTGGCGGCCATGTCGTTGAAAGCGTGGTGGTTGATTCTGCCTGCCTGTACCGCATTGCTGGCTGGCATTTCAATTTGGCAATTTTCAAGCCATGCCCTGCAATACCGCTACTAA
- a CDS encoding class I SAM-dependent methyltransferase → MSERVLHSHISPSAHFTAYVWYRRGLSDAAFISTFGQFSHGVLRPVMWAGRQFFDLDLESMLLLRHLQIDAGLHRAIESSGVRQVVEIACGLSPRGHRFTQRYPQLCYLEADLPAMAERKRQLLADNGWLNDQHRVVSIDVFAESGPSSLASAFAQLNQNEPVLVITEGLVNYFPRKQIELFWTRLAVQLKPFPVASYVTDLYPELEAHPRYRQIRWGVDLVGKLTRGEYYLHYANADAIDAGFKACGFAGVEVVDPSLRATDLGLPVPTVPGLVRVVHARM, encoded by the coding sequence ATGTCTGAACGAGTTCTTCATAGCCACATAAGCCCTAGCGCGCATTTTACCGCGTATGTCTGGTATCGGCGCGGGTTGTCGGATGCCGCCTTTATCAGCACTTTTGGACAGTTTTCACATGGTGTCTTACGACCTGTTATGTGGGCGGGCAGACAGTTTTTTGATCTCGATCTTGAAAGCATGTTGTTGCTGCGTCATTTGCAAATTGATGCAGGTTTACACCGTGCTATTGAGTCTTCTGGGGTTCGTCAGGTGGTGGAAATCGCTTGTGGGCTTTCGCCAAGAGGGCACCGCTTCACTCAACGTTATCCACAACTTTGCTATTTAGAAGCAGATTTGCCTGCCATGGCCGAACGTAAGCGTCAGTTGCTGGCGGACAATGGTTGGCTCAATGATCAGCATCGGGTCGTCTCGATCGATGTGTTTGCCGAGAGCGGCCCCAGCAGTCTTGCCAGCGCATTTGCCCAGCTGAATCAAAATGAACCGGTTTTGGTGATAACTGAGGGGCTGGTCAATTACTTCCCGCGCAAACAGATAGAGTTATTTTGGACACGTTTGGCCGTCCAGCTAAAACCCTTCCCTGTTGCAAGCTATGTCACTGATTTATACCCGGAGCTGGAGGCTCACCCGCGTTATCGGCAAATCCGCTGGGGTGTCGATTTGGTCGGGAAGTTAACCCGTGGTGAGTATTACCTGCATTACGCCAATGCCGACGCTATTGATGCAGGCTTTAAAGCCTGTGGTTTTGCTGGTGTTGAGGTGGTTGACCCCAGTCTACGGGCTACAGACTTGGGATTGCCAGTACCGACTGTACCAGGCTTGGTGCGAGTCGTTCATGCCCGTATGTGA
- a CDS encoding CidA/LrgA family protein encodes MLLRGLSWLVLCQLLGTALNVLFFPILPGPIIGMMLLFVFLLFRGEVDAPLREAASSLLKYLPLILVPPAVGVMAYATDIAADFWAVVGALVLSLVLSLVFAGWLMQKLIDRQVRKQGDV; translated from the coding sequence ATGCTGCTGCGCGGCCTTTCCTGGCTGGTGCTGTGCCAACTATTGGGCACAGCACTGAATGTTCTATTTTTCCCGATTTTGCCGGGGCCGATTATTGGCATGATGTTGCTGTTTGTCTTTTTACTGTTTCGTGGCGAGGTTGATGCGCCGCTGCGCGAAGCCGCGAGCAGCTTGCTTAAATATCTGCCACTGATTCTCGTCCCGCCCGCTGTTGGGGTAATGGCGTACGCCACTGACATTGCTGCGGATTTCTGGGCAGTGGTGGGGGCATTGGTGCTTTCGTTGGTGCTTTCGCTGGTATTCGCTGGTTGGCTGATGCAGAAGCTGATCGACCGTCAAGTGCGCAAGCAGGGTGATGTATGA
- a CDS encoding MaoC family dehydratase, whose translation MPQVKIEELKSFIGKELGRSQWLTIDQQRINEFANCTGDHQFIHVDPEKAKHTPFGSTIAHGFLSLSLIPMLMEDIMIVPEGLKMAINYGFDSVRFIQPVKVDSKVRLAATLLDATEKNPGQWLLKVSAVLEIEGSDKPAYVSELLTLCFV comes from the coding sequence ATGCCGCAGGTGAAAATTGAAGAGCTAAAGAGCTTCATCGGTAAAGAACTTGGTCGGTCACAATGGTTGACCATTGATCAGCAACGTATCAATGAGTTCGCAAACTGCACGGGTGACCATCAATTCATCCACGTAGACCCAGAGAAGGCCAAGCACACCCCATTTGGCTCAACCATCGCTCACGGTTTCTTGTCTCTATCGCTGATCCCGATGTTGATGGAAGACATCATGATTGTCCCTGAAGGCCTAAAAATGGCCATCAACTATGGCTTCGACAGCGTACGTTTTATCCAGCCAGTCAAAGTCGACTCCAAGGTTCGCCTGGCCGCCACCCTACTTGATGCCACTGAGAAGAATCCAGGCCAGTGGTTGCTCAAAGTCAGTGCCGTTCTTGAAATCGAAGGCTCTGACAAACCTGCATACGTCTCCGAATTACTGACGCTGTGCTTCGTTTAA